Proteins found in one Arthrobacter pascens genomic segment:
- a CDS encoding ABC transporter substrate-binding protein, translating into MKNRLLPAGIISAAGRAAAVATAVAAATAVSLVVSGCGGPATAQSGVAGAAGEEVKTVRYQGSPNNVSLLELAEDLGYLGDVKLEWVSNTTSGPQSIQSVATNQTDIGGAFTGAVIKLIEAGAPVQAVINYYGEDAQTFTGYYVEEGSPVRTARDLIGKKVAVNTLGAHHEAVITTHLKNSGLTPDEIKQVQLVVVPPNETEVALRKKQVDVGTLGGVLQDRALAEGGVRALFTDIGVLGGPFDAGQYVLRKDFIAQNPETSRTVVTGVAKAIEWERTTDREEVIAKFEEILAKRGRNESPEALKYWKSVGVASTGGRIQDNDFTRWADYLKSAGIITGDLDTNKLYTNKFNDLADAAPATTSKGQP; encoded by the coding sequence ATGAAGAACCGACTCTTACCCGCAGGAATCATCTCCGCCGCAGGCAGGGCAGCTGCCGTGGCAACCGCCGTGGCTGCTGCCACCGCGGTCTCGCTGGTGGTGTCCGGTTGTGGCGGCCCGGCAACAGCCCAGTCTGGCGTGGCGGGTGCCGCGGGAGAGGAAGTGAAAACCGTCCGCTACCAGGGCTCACCCAACAACGTGTCCCTCCTGGAACTCGCGGAGGATCTTGGTTACCTGGGCGACGTCAAGCTCGAGTGGGTCAGCAACACCACCAGCGGACCGCAGAGCATCCAGTCCGTCGCCACCAACCAGACAGACATCGGCGGAGCGTTCACCGGGGCCGTGATCAAGCTGATCGAAGCAGGCGCACCCGTCCAGGCCGTCATTAACTACTACGGCGAGGACGCACAGACCTTCACCGGCTATTACGTGGAGGAGGGCAGCCCCGTCAGGACCGCCAGGGACCTGATCGGCAAGAAGGTAGCCGTGAACACCCTCGGTGCCCACCATGAGGCTGTGATCACCACGCACCTGAAGAACAGCGGCTTGACTCCCGACGAGATCAAGCAGGTGCAACTGGTGGTGGTTCCGCCCAACGAAACCGAGGTGGCCCTCCGCAAGAAACAGGTGGACGTGGGGACTCTTGGCGGTGTTCTCCAGGACCGGGCGCTCGCCGAAGGCGGCGTACGGGCCTTGTTCACCGACATTGGTGTCCTGGGCGGTCCCTTCGACGCCGGACAATACGTCCTCCGCAAAGACTTCATTGCACAGAACCCGGAAACCAGCCGGACGGTGGTGACAGGAGTCGCCAAGGCCATCGAATGGGAGCGCACCACCGACCGGGAGGAGGTCATCGCAAAGTTCGAGGAAATCCTTGCCAAGCGCGGCCGCAATGAGAGTCCTGAAGCACTCAAGTACTGGAAGAGCGTTGGCGTGGCTTCCACCGGCGGCCGGATCCAGGACAACGACTTCACCCGCTGGGCCGACTACCTGAAATCAGCCGGCATCATCACCGGCGATCTCGACACCAACAAGCTCTACACCAACAAGTTCAACGACTTGGCTGACGCGGCCCCGGCCACAACATCGAAAGGACAGCCATGA
- a CDS encoding FAD/NAD(P)-binding protein, giving the protein MGKSQRIRTAIIGAGPRGTSVLERLLAHCAVRTGSILHIDVIDPYPAGPGHVWQPDQSRLYLMNTQSFYPTVIPEDPLLAPPVAGTTFDLWRARQQRDPLPTLTADERSELAALGSGDFPSRAIYGRYLRCTLEELTGQVPDGVTIVFHETSALSVRPSANGTFDVGLANGASLTVDSVVLALGHVPSRLNPEQRELQSSAGQLGLRYLPPSIPADVDWSEVPAGEPVLVRGMGLNFFDAMGQLTEGRGGKFIDSGPLLEYVPSGQEPLLIAASRRGTPYRTKAALNGYYPASVNLRYLTGAALKRFAAAGVRPGFDHDLWPLLHRDTLWAYYSTLVRSQPGAVPDPSAFLADLEEALRPHAHSAANWEKAVESVLAVHVGPRHRLDLLGLASPLAGRTFASHAELDAAVVDYLLDDARRSALGEQDPLKMAIGALHHGRAVLKTAVADGGITDESWVAGLRGWFESYVEGLASGPPALRAEQLAALARAGVVSFVGPDPKFGIDRRMGVFTAASPWVKSPPRMAKTMVEALAPTNRVSASASPLLGQLLADGLVRSRLMMTAEGAPVQATGLDVRPHPYRPVASNGSVVAGLYVLGLQLSAAQWGTAIAAEAVQPGGPAYRSGQRTLRDADEIARAILGR; this is encoded by the coding sequence GTGGGTAAATCGCAGAGAATCCGGACAGCCATCATCGGCGCCGGCCCCCGGGGTACCAGCGTTCTGGAGCGCCTGCTCGCCCACTGCGCCGTCCGCACCGGATCCATTCTCCACATCGACGTGATTGATCCCTACCCGGCCGGCCCGGGGCATGTGTGGCAGCCGGACCAGTCACGGCTGTACCTGATGAACACGCAGTCCTTCTATCCCACGGTCATTCCGGAGGATCCACTGCTGGCACCTCCGGTGGCCGGCACCACGTTTGACCTGTGGCGGGCCCGGCAGCAGCGCGATCCGCTGCCGACGCTCACCGCCGACGAACGGTCCGAGCTCGCCGCACTGGGTTCCGGGGACTTTCCCAGCCGTGCCATCTACGGCCGGTACCTCCGCTGCACCCTTGAGGAGCTGACGGGTCAGGTGCCCGACGGCGTCACGATCGTGTTCCACGAAACGTCCGCCCTGTCGGTGCGCCCGTCCGCCAACGGAACGTTCGACGTCGGACTCGCTAACGGCGCCTCCCTCACGGTGGACTCCGTGGTCCTTGCCCTCGGCCACGTTCCCTCCCGGCTCAACCCCGAGCAGCGGGAGCTGCAATCCTCCGCCGGGCAGCTGGGCCTGCGGTACCTGCCGCCTTCCATCCCGGCGGACGTGGACTGGTCCGAGGTCCCGGCAGGCGAACCGGTGCTCGTCAGGGGCATGGGGTTGAATTTTTTCGACGCCATGGGCCAGCTCACCGAGGGCCGGGGCGGCAAGTTCATCGACTCCGGGCCCCTTCTTGAGTATGTTCCGTCCGGCCAGGAGCCGCTGCTCATCGCTGCGTCCCGCCGAGGCACCCCATACCGCACCAAGGCGGCCTTGAACGGGTACTACCCGGCGTCGGTGAACCTGCGCTACCTCACCGGCGCGGCGCTGAAGCGGTTTGCTGCCGCCGGTGTCCGCCCCGGGTTCGACCATGACCTCTGGCCTTTGCTCCACCGCGACACACTGTGGGCCTACTATTCAACGCTGGTGCGCTCGCAGCCCGGGGCGGTTCCTGATCCGTCCGCGTTCCTGGCGGACCTTGAGGAAGCGCTCCGCCCGCATGCCCACAGCGCGGCCAACTGGGAGAAAGCTGTGGAGAGCGTCCTTGCCGTCCATGTGGGGCCGCGGCACCGGCTGGACCTGCTGGGGCTCGCATCGCCCCTGGCGGGCCGGACGTTCGCCTCCCACGCCGAACTCGATGCCGCCGTCGTGGATTACCTCCTCGATGACGCGCGCCGGTCCGCCCTGGGGGAGCAGGACCCGCTCAAGATGGCCATCGGCGCCCTCCATCACGGCCGCGCAGTCCTGAAAACAGCAGTGGCCGACGGCGGCATCACCGATGAGTCGTGGGTCGCCGGGCTCCGGGGCTGGTTTGAGTCGTATGTGGAAGGCCTGGCAAGCGGGCCGCCCGCCCTGCGCGCAGAGCAGCTGGCCGCCCTGGCCCGCGCCGGTGTGGTCAGCTTTGTGGGGCCAGACCCCAAGTTCGGAATCGACCGTCGGATGGGAGTGTTCACAGCGGCTTCCCCGTGGGTGAAGAGTCCGCCCAGGATGGCGAAGACCATGGTTGAGGCCCTCGCGCCGACCAACCGCGTATCCGCCAGTGCCTCGCCGCTCCTGGGACAGCTCCTGGCGGACGGGCTGGTGCGGTCGCGGCTGATGATGACGGCGGAGGGTGCTCCTGTCCAGGCCACGGGCCTGGACGTCAGGCCTCATCCTTACCGCCCGGTTGCTTCCAATGGCTCCGTCGTAGCGGGCTTGTATGTGCTGGGCCTGCAGCTCTCGGCGGCCCAGTGGGGCACAGCCATCGCCGCGGAGGCAGTCCAGCCGGGCGGCCCTGCCTACCGAAGCGGCCAGCGCACCCTCCGCGACGCGGACGAAATCGCCCGCGCCATCCTGGGGCGCTGA